One window from the genome of Sulfodiicoccus acidiphilus encodes:
- a CDS encoding 50S ribosomal protein L40e: MPLTDPAQVQIVYNRVFAKKVCRECGALNSIRAVKCRRCHSYNLRPKKKEIASKKS, encoded by the coding sequence ATGCCACTAACCGATCCAGCGCAAGTCCAAATTGTTTACAACAGGGTGTTCGCGAAGAAAGTATGCAGAGAGTGTGGAGCCCTGAACTCTATCAGGGCGGTGAAGTGTAGGAGGTGTCATAGCTACAACCTCAGACCAAAGAAGAAGGAGATAGCGAGCAAGAAGTCCTAA
- a CDS encoding P-loop NTPase, giving the protein MFLLVLGAKGGVGKSTVAATLALQLAKQGREVLLLDMDPLNWSSYVLERLIGNGRSLEGRVNSIKVRGEGPAVELIKLRNQEVCVLDPPPITRWKVKTEPLFGGEVAKRVYVTDSSISSVKSTIALASFLRGHTHAVNAGLVVNMVPPVPEELANSSKFRRLCEELEVSVCGVVPFDERLYSYSAEGPLDVPIQLMEIAYLLVSERSSGFVD; this is encoded by the coding sequence ATGTTCCTCCTAGTGCTGGGAGCTAAGGGTGGGGTGGGGAAGTCCACAGTAGCGGCAACTTTAGCACTTCAGTTGGCCAAGCAGGGGAGGGAAGTTCTGCTCCTAGACATGGATCCTCTTAATTGGTCCTCCTACGTCCTTGAGAGACTGATAGGAAATGGGAGAAGTCTAGAAGGGAGAGTAAATAGCATCAAAGTGAGAGGTGAGGGTCCCGCGGTCGAGTTGATCAAGTTGAGAAATCAGGAGGTCTGTGTATTGGATCCGCCCCCAATAACGAGGTGGAAGGTGAAAACAGAACCCCTTTTTGGAGGAGAGGTAGCTAAGAGAGTCTACGTCACTGACTCGTCGATTTCTAGCGTTAAAAGCACTATAGCATTGGCGAGCTTCCTTAGAGGTCACACGCATGCCGTAAATGCTGGATTAGTAGTTAATATGGTTCCGCCAGTTCCGGAGGAGTTAGCCAATTCCTCTAAATTCAGGAGACTCTGTGAAGAACTTGAAGTGTCGGTGTGTGGGGTAGTTCCCTTCGACGAGAGATTATATTCTTACTCAGCGGAAGGACCCCTAGACGTGCCTATTCAGTTGATGGAAATCGCTTACCTCTTGGTTTCTGAGCGTTCTAGTGGTTTCGTAGATTAA
- a CDS encoding nucleotidyltransferase, whose product MIKFDKVGDILAKIGERVEFVVIGDTVVDVALGRKGTESDVDLFVNGLLLDEGPIIVLSEENGWELGRTPIDTPRLIVDVEEQQLQVDFYDNLQDFFVPPKVLESAEVVRLGKREFKGVRIEDYFLLKLNAFREEDEEELKSLLIYVADGKIKLDRGYLSSHVELFEENSKSIRERLSGLGLRV is encoded by the coding sequence ATGATTAAGTTCGATAAGGTCGGCGACATCCTCGCGAAGATAGGGGAAAGGGTCGAATTTGTTGTGATAGGAGATACAGTGGTAGATGTGGCGCTAGGGAGGAAGGGTACAGAGAGTGATGTGGACTTGTTCGTGAACGGGTTGTTACTAGATGAGGGACCCATAATAGTGCTCTCTGAAGAAAATGGGTGGGAGTTGGGTAGAACTCCCATAGATACGCCTAGGTTGATCGTGGACGTTGAGGAACAGCAGCTCCAAGTCGACTTCTACGATAACTTGCAGGACTTTTTCGTCCCCCCCAAGGTGCTGGAGTCGGCAGAAGTCGTAAGGTTGGGGAAGAGGGAGTTCAAGGGTGTCAGAATAGAGGACTACTTCCTGCTCAAGTTGAACGCGTTCAGAGAGGAGGACGAGGAGGAACTCAAGTCCCTCCTAATCTACGTGGCAGACGGTAAGATAAAACTTGATAGAGGGTATCTGTCCTCACATGTGGAACTTTTCGAAGAGAACTCGAAGAGTATTAGGGAAAGATTGAGTGGCTTAGGTCTGAGGGTGTGA
- a CDS encoding transcription elongation factor NusA produces the protein MKIPLDSVCVRSGLLCDRCQGLVDSGDVDSGEVEIMRVLLELEESQFRELKDSVYHRAIRIGHLLVLVVTSGPNMTQSRWVKVSKALQEKLKVKTVRIVEKVNDLKASASQLLSPARVLGVNTLWLPDGTVQYVVRVSKNERRYLPSGTLELERALSKLYSTTVKIRVE, from the coding sequence ATGAAGATTCCTCTGGACTCAGTGTGCGTCAGGAGCGGGCTTCTTTGCGACCGATGTCAGGGCCTAGTTGACTCGGGCGATGTAGACTCGGGGGAGGTTGAGATAATGAGAGTTCTTCTAGAACTCGAGGAGTCTCAATTTAGGGAACTGAAGGACTCGGTATATCATAGAGCTATAAGGATAGGCCACTTATTAGTTCTCGTTGTCACCAGCGGCCCAAACATGACACAGAGCAGGTGGGTTAAGGTTTCCAAAGCGCTCCAAGAGAAGTTGAAGGTGAAAACTGTCAGGATAGTCGAGAAAGTCAACGACCTAAAGGCCAGCGCATCCCAGTTACTCTCTCCCGCCAGAGTTCTTGGAGTCAACACCCTATGGTTACCTGACGGGACAGTGCAGTATGTGGTAAGGGTATCGAAAAACGAAAGAAGGTATCTCCCTAGTGGGACGTTGGAACTGGAGAGGGCCCTCTCTAAGTTATATTCCACCACAGTCAAGATAAGGGTCGAATGA
- the aspS gene encoding aspartate--tRNA(Asn) ligase: MFKTHTAREVNESLEGKDIFLAGWVHTLRDLGGKKFIVLRDGTGIVQLVVEKGDQAFHSAQELTQESVVRVKGTVKVDKRAPRGIEVKVSELSILSKAKAPLPLDVSDKVSADIDTRLRERVLDLRRLEMQAVMKIQSAAVKAFRQKLYARGFLEVFTPKIIASATEGGAALFPVIYFGREAFLAQSPQLYKELLAGSVERVFEVAPAWRAEESDTPYHLSEFVSMDVEAAFFDYNDVMELLEDLIKGMLDGVGSECSECLKQLNYELPKFEFPIPRITYRESIEILRKEGEDVKFGDDLSTPYLRVLNKALRKDLYFITDWPSSARPFYTKARSDDPTVSESFDLIYKSLEIVSGSTRNSSREVLEEALKQRGLNPQSFEFFLRWFDYGMPPHAGFGMGLSRVMLMLTGLSSVKDVVAFPRDKKRLTP, encoded by the coding sequence ATGTTCAAGACGCACACCGCGAGGGAAGTGAACGAGAGCCTCGAAGGCAAGGACATTTTTTTAGCAGGGTGGGTTCATACACTAAGGGATCTAGGAGGAAAGAAGTTCATAGTTTTAAGGGATGGAACTGGCATCGTGCAGTTAGTTGTCGAGAAGGGAGACCAAGCCTTTCACTCAGCTCAAGAGTTGACTCAGGAGTCTGTGGTGAGAGTTAAGGGCACCGTGAAGGTAGACAAGAGGGCACCTCGAGGGATCGAAGTTAAGGTTTCTGAACTTTCCATCCTATCTAAGGCGAAGGCCCCCCTGCCTTTGGACGTCTCCGATAAGGTGAGCGCAGATATAGACACTCGCCTGAGGGAAAGAGTCCTGGACCTCAGGAGGTTGGAAATGCAGGCGGTGATGAAGATTCAGTCCGCCGCCGTTAAGGCCTTTAGGCAGAAGCTCTACGCTAGGGGGTTCCTAGAGGTATTTACTCCGAAGATAATAGCCTCGGCCACAGAGGGAGGAGCCGCGCTTTTCCCTGTGATCTACTTTGGAAGGGAGGCTTTCCTAGCCCAAAGTCCTCAGCTCTATAAGGAGCTGTTGGCGGGAAGCGTAGAGAGAGTGTTCGAAGTCGCCCCTGCATGGAGAGCGGAGGAGTCAGATACCCCCTACCACCTCTCGGAGTTCGTGAGTATGGACGTGGAGGCGGCCTTCTTTGACTATAACGACGTTATGGAGCTATTGGAGGATCTAATCAAGGGAATGTTAGACGGAGTGGGGAGTGAGTGCTCAGAGTGTTTGAAACAACTAAACTACGAACTACCTAAATTCGAATTTCCTATACCTAGGATAACTTACAGGGAGAGTATAGAGATCCTCAGGAAGGAGGGAGAGGACGTCAAGTTCGGCGATGATCTCAGTACCCCTTACCTCAGGGTACTCAACAAAGCGTTAAGGAAGGACCTCTACTTCATAACTGACTGGCCCTCCAGTGCTAGGCCGTTCTACACTAAGGCCAGGTCGGACGATCCCACGGTCTCAGAGAGTTTCGACTTGATATATAAGTCCCTAGAGATAGTGTCGGGAAGTACTAGGAACAGTAGTAGGGAAGTGTTGGAGGAAGCGCTTAAACAGCGCGGGCTCAATCCACAGAGCTTCGAGTTCTTCCTGAGGTGGTTCGATTATGGCATGCCTCCTCACGCTGGCTTCGGTATGGGTCTATCTAGGGTTATGCTAATGCTAACAGGTCTTAGTAGTGTAAAGGACGTAGTTGCTTTCCCGAGAGATAAGAAAAGACTCACTCCCTAA
- a CDS encoding TIGR00304 family membrane protein → MQPRIDGGNLRPLARSRFVGISEGTSIMVKINLPLVESFSMKLVALGFLVTFVGFVLVLLGALLSTSSQVPSSLAGAIFIGPFPIIFGSGTKELFGPFLWVFATISVILVALYLVSIALFLKGRRSGPGGI, encoded by the coding sequence ATGCAACCCCGAATCGATGGGGGGAACCTTCGCCCTTTGGCGAGAAGTCGGTTTGTAGGCATTTCCGAGGGAACCAGTATAATGGTAAAGATTAATTTGCCCCTCGTAGAGTCTTTTTCTATGAAGCTAGTTGCACTTGGCTTTTTAGTGACTTTTGTGGGCTTTGTTCTAGTTCTGTTGGGCGCTTTACTCTCCACTTCATCTCAAGTACCCTCTAGTTTGGCAGGGGCGATATTCATTGGACCTTTCCCCATAATCTTCGGTTCAGGCACCAAGGAACTTTTCGGTCCATTTCTATGGGTATTCGCCACCATCTCTGTGATTCTTGTAGCACTCTACTTGGTTTCGATAGCATTGTTTTTGAAGGGAAGAAGAAGTGGGCCCGGAGGGATTTGA
- a CDS encoding phytoene desaturase family protein gives MRVCVIGGGHNGLVAANVLAEAGVEVEVFEARNVPGGLADSREFKGVKVSRASYVLGLMPSSLVKKFGIPTIKQDPFQTLFVDGKVYPFWREPEKRRKELLTRGLELFPEFDRKLLEFKKMIDEEFTFLDSPPSMEDVKEEAKRRGVEEIMELSSGKFLERYLPKELHRAFIYPGMYDSPAYLVAYFYSPQWSVVPGGMGTIGKILAQRAQSLGAKLRLGNLVSRIEAEGGRIKWIESGRKKFQFDAVISATSPLVTWKLIGEAPKVQSMRPHWVKYNMVFREIPKLPEALKPFYASILDIEAGELLFHSASDDSLGE, from the coding sequence ATGAGAGTCTGCGTAATAGGTGGAGGACACAACGGATTGGTGGCAGCCAACGTTCTAGCCGAGGCAGGTGTGGAAGTGGAGGTCTTCGAAGCTAGGAACGTCCCTGGAGGTCTGGCAGACTCTAGAGAGTTCAAGGGAGTGAAAGTCAGTAGGGCCTCCTACGTACTGGGACTCATGCCTTCTTCACTAGTGAAGAAGTTTGGGATACCTACCATAAAACAGGATCCTTTTCAGACCCTCTTCGTGGACGGTAAGGTCTACCCGTTCTGGAGGGAGCCAGAGAAGAGGAGGAAAGAGCTTCTGACTAGAGGACTAGAGCTCTTCCCCGAGTTCGATCGTAAACTGTTGGAGTTCAAGAAAATGATTGATGAGGAGTTCACCTTCCTTGATTCTCCACCTTCCATGGAGGACGTTAAGGAGGAGGCCAAGCGAAGAGGAGTTGAAGAGATCATGGAACTCTCTTCAGGGAAGTTTTTAGAGCGATACCTCCCTAAAGAACTTCACAGAGCCTTCATTTACCCAGGCATGTACGACTCCCCTGCCTATTTAGTCGCATACTTCTACAGTCCGCAATGGTCGGTGGTCCCTGGAGGTATGGGAACAATTGGAAAGATTTTGGCGCAAAGAGCGCAATCCCTTGGTGCTAAGCTCAGACTAGGCAACTTAGTTTCTAGGATAGAAGCTGAAGGTGGTAGGATTAAGTGGATTGAGTCTGGAAGAAAGAAGTTTCAATTTGACGCAGTGATTTCCGCTACAAGTCCACTAGTGACTTGGAAGCTGATAGGTGAGGCACCGAAGGTTCAATCGATGCGGCCTCATTGGGTGAAGTATAACATGGTCTTTAGGGAGATTCCAAAGCTGCCGGAGGCCCTGAAACCATTCTATGCTTCCATATTGGACATAGAAGCAGGTGAACTACTGTTCCATTCTGCCTCAGACGATTCTCTGGGGGAATAG